A window from Zingiber officinale cultivar Zhangliang chromosome 7A, Zo_v1.1, whole genome shotgun sequence encodes these proteins:
- the LOC122000205 gene encoding UPF0047 protein YjbQ-like: MAAKWAQKTVVVPAQRRGCHLITPKIVEEIQQDLSGFKCGLAHLFLQHTSASLTINENYDSDVQSDTETFLNRIVPEGRSAPWKHTLEGE, from the exons ATGGCCGCCAAGTGGGCACAGAAGACCGTCGTCGTCCCTGCTCAGAGGCGCGGATGCCATCTCATCACCCCCAAG ATTGTTGAAGAGATACAACAAGATTTGTCGGGCTTCAAATGCGGCCTTGCTCATCTTTTCC TGCAGCATACAAGTGCTTCTCTCACCATAAATGAGAATTATGACTCTGATGTTCAGAGCGACACTGAAACATTTCTGAATCGGATTGTGCCAGAG GGTCGATCTGCACCGTGGAAGCACACATTGGAAGGTGAGTAA